In Flavobacterium piscisymbiosum, the sequence TACAAAAACCTTTGGCAACTGTGGTTATTGGAGGACTTTTCTCTGCCACATTATTGACGCTGATCGTTTTACCGATTTTGTATTTAATGCTGGAGAAGTTTAACCGCAAAGAGCGCGAAGATTTACGCGAAGAACGCAATGAAAATTAAAAGATCAAAAAACATGAATTCAATATATAAAATAATCGCAAACCCCTTTGCGAACTTTGCGAAAAACCTTTGCTCCCGATGGCTATCGGGATTGCGGTTAATTGCATTACTATTAGCCACCACGCATATATCAGCACAAGAAAAAATCAGCTTAGAAAAAGCCATAGAACTTGCTAAATCAAACAACATCGACTTAAAAATAGCCGATAAAGAAATAGAAAAGCAAACGGTTCTAAAGAAAACAGCATTTCAGCCCGAACCATTGCAGGTACAATATCAGGGCGGACAATTCAATAGTGCCGATTACGACCACAACGTTTCGGTTCAGCAGTTTTTCCCGATGGGAAGTATCACCAAAGCCAATCGTCAATTGCAGGAAGAATTGGTAAAACTGGCCGAAAAACGAAAAGCTTTATCTGCTTACGAAATTGAAAAAGCCGTTACGTTGTCGTATTACCAATATCTATACGGCGTTTCGATTCAGAAATTGAATTCGGAATTGAATGATATTTATACCAAATTCTTAAAGAATGCCGAACTGCGTTTTCAAACCGGAGAAAGCGGGAATATTGAAGTTATTAGCGCTAAAGCGAAAGTAAAAGAGATCGAAACGCAAAAAGCACAATTAGAATATGATTTGGCGATTTACCAAAAGCAGTTGCAATTTTTTGTTCAGACTAATGAAAACATAGTTCCCGATGACAAAACAGCGTTACAATATACGATGCTAAAAGAAGCAGGAAATTCGAAAGCAGAAGGTCTAATAACCGATTATTACCAACAGCAGATTTCGGTTTCTCAAAAAGAAGCCAATACGTATAAAGCCATGCGAATTCCGAAAATAGGAGTGGGTTATTTTGCCCAAACCATCGACACCAAATCGTTGTATCAGGGATTTACTGCCGGATTGCAAATTCCGTTATTTGGAGGCGTGAATACGGCCAGAGCCCAGGCTTCGGCGATTAGTATTTCGCAATCGCAATTGGCTTTAGATAAAAATAAATTAACGCTCAATCTGCAAAGACAAGAATTAGAAAATAATTTCAAGAAACAGCAAAAAGCATTAGATTATTATCAAAAAGAAGGATTGCAATACGCAGATCAGATCATCAATACGGCACAAAAAAGTTATGCCAATGGCGATATGAGTTATTGGGCGTACATCAGTTTTTTGAATCAGGCAATTGATATTAAAAAGCAATATACAGAAGCAACCCATACTTTTAATCAAAGTGCTATCGAACTTCAATTTCCATCTCTTAAAAATAATTAAAATGAAAAATATAGTTAAAAACTTAACCGCAATCCCGATAGCTATCGGGAGCAAAGTTTTATCGCAAAGGTCGCAAAGTTTAATTTCCTTGCGTGCCTTGCGCTTTTCTGTCTTTGCGTGCCTTGC encodes:
- a CDS encoding TolC family protein; protein product: MNSIYKIIANPFANFAKNLCSRWLSGLRLIALLLATTHISAQEKISLEKAIELAKSNNIDLKIADKEIEKQTVLKKTAFQPEPLQVQYQGGQFNSADYDHNVSVQQFFPMGSITKANRQLQEELVKLAEKRKALSAYEIEKAVTLSYYQYLYGVSIQKLNSELNDIYTKFLKNAELRFQTGESGNIEVISAKAKVKEIETQKAQLEYDLAIYQKQLQFFVQTNENIVPDDKTALQYTMLKEAGNSKAEGLITDYYQQQISVSQKEANTYKAMRIPKIGVGYFAQTIDTKSLYQGFTAGLQIPLFGGVNTARAQASAISISQSQLALDKNKLTLNLQRQELENNFKKQQKALDYYQKEGLQYADQIINTAQKSYANGDMSYWAYISFLNQAIDIKKQYTEATHTFNQSAIELQFPSLKNN